A genomic region of Dehalococcoidia bacterium contains the following coding sequences:
- a CDS encoding mandelate racemase/muconate lactonizing protein codes for MRIVDLKLWELRGVMEHPDPFWEERLIRPVDVYPEFREQGPDYSTSFGNGHYSVRSIFLEIHTDDGIVGLSGPCGLSEAFVIDTALKPLLIDRDPLAIELLWDLMYRSSIHGRKGETMMAISVVDCGLWDLKGKALNQPVYRLLGGPTRTSFPAYASALGFSIEPEAVAKRASEFAAEGFTATKWFFRDGPADGRAGIQRNLQLAQVLRDAVGDNVDIMLDAWSSWDVPYAIRMANELAHYGIRWLEEPVMADKLQSYIEIQRNSPINISGGEHEYTRWGFRSIVENRAMDVLQPDIFWCGGITETVKICALASAFDLPVIPHGHSSHATAHLIASQAPSTTPIQEYLIKWNAIHQFFLKNPLQPINGMITVPDAPGLGLELDDLKVAAEREITFRDF; via the coding sequence ATGAGAATCGTGGACTTGAAGTTGTGGGAATTGCGCGGGGTGATGGAACACCCGGACCCGTTTTGGGAAGAGCGTCTCATCAGACCGGTCGACGTATACCCAGAGTTTCGGGAGCAGGGCCCGGACTACTCCACCAGCTTCGGCAACGGCCACTACAGCGTGCGCTCCATCTTCCTGGAGATTCACACTGATGACGGCATTGTGGGGCTCTCCGGCCCATGTGGCCTGTCCGAAGCATTTGTAATCGATACGGCCCTCAAGCCACTGCTAATCGACAGAGACCCCCTGGCAATAGAGTTGCTGTGGGACCTCATGTACAGGTCTTCGATTCATGGCCGCAAGGGCGAGACTATGATGGCGATAAGCGTGGTCGACTGTGGTCTCTGGGACCTCAAGGGGAAAGCACTCAATCAGCCAGTCTATAGGCTGTTGGGAGGACCTACTCGCACGAGTTTTCCCGCGTATGCGAGCGCACTGGGCTTCTCCATTGAACCCGAGGCCGTGGCCAAGCGGGCATCCGAGTTCGCGGCGGAAGGGTTCACAGCGACCAAGTGGTTCTTCAGAGACGGACCCGCAGACGGTCGCGCGGGTATTCAGAGAAACCTGCAGTTGGCCCAGGTACTCCGCGATGCAGTCGGCGACAACGTCGACATTATGCTCGACGCGTGGAGCTCGTGGGACGTGCCATACGCGATTCGCATGGCGAACGAGCTTGCACACTACGGAATCAGGTGGCTGGAAGAGCCTGTGATGGCCGACAAGCTCCAAAGCTACATCGAAATCCAGAGAAACTCGCCCATCAACATATCTGGAGGCGAGCACGAATACACGCGCTGGGGATTCAGGTCTATCGTCGAGAACCGGGCTATGGACGTCCTGCAGCCCGACATCTTCTGGTGCGGAGGCATCACTGAGACAGTCAAGATCTGCGCTCTGGCGTCCGCGTTCGACCTGCCGGTGATTCCGCACGGCCACAGTTCACACGCTACGGCCCACCTGATTGCTTCACAGGCTCCCTCAACGACACCGATTCAGGAATACCTCATCAAGTGGAATGCTATTCACCAGTTCTTCCTGAAGAATCCACTCCAGCCCATAAACGGGATGATCACCGTACCAGACGCGCCTGGGTTGGGGCTGGAACTCGACGACCTCAAGGTCGCTGCAGAGCGTGAGATCACCTTCAGGGACTTCTAG
- a CDS encoding VWA domain-containing protein, with protein MPRGLGVPEDDPESKDTIIQLLRTGASAQHVTAQRDLSSLDSEDLSELSKIAARMVRALASRPGRRRKRDKRKGVPDLRSAMRLSLSTGGDPIRLPRLRRVPRTPRLMLILDVSGSMDRYARLLLQLAYAVGQHTRRVETFVFSTSVTRVTRELLVPSFSEALYRVGLAVNHWSGGTRIGESLQRINTAYEVLEDRFTTVFLLSDGWETGEPRELAHQISRMRLRVRNLVWLNPLAGTDDFQPLARGLQAAMPYVDHFVPANNIEHLKRLPALLRS; from the coding sequence ATGCCCCGTGGACTGGGCGTTCCAGAAGACGATCCCGAGTCCAAAGACACAATCATACAATTGCTTCGCACAGGAGCCAGCGCACAGCACGTTACTGCGCAGCGTGATCTGTCTTCGCTCGATAGCGAAGACCTGTCTGAACTCTCGAAAATAGCTGCGCGCATGGTGAGGGCGCTCGCATCCAGACCCGGTCGCAGACGTAAGCGAGATAAGCGAAAGGGCGTTCCAGACCTCAGGAGCGCCATGCGGCTCAGTCTAAGCACCGGCGGTGATCCGATTAGATTGCCTAGGTTGCGGCGTGTGCCCAGAACGCCTCGACTCATGTTGATCCTCGACGTGAGCGGCTCCATGGACAGGTACGCCCGGCTCCTTCTCCAACTTGCCTACGCCGTCGGGCAGCACACACGTCGGGTCGAGACATTCGTTTTCAGTACGTCGGTTACCAGGGTCACGCGCGAGTTGCTGGTACCCAGCTTCTCGGAGGCCCTCTACCGCGTGGGCTTGGCAGTCAATCACTGGTCGGGCGGCACTCGCATCGGCGAGAGCCTCCAGAGAATAAACACCGCCTACGAGGTTCTCGAAGACCGCTTCACTACTGTGTTCCTTCTGAGCGACGGCTGGGAGACAGGTGAGCCAAGGGAGCTAGCCCACCAGATATCCCGAATGCGGTTGAGGGTCCGCAACCTGGTCTGGCTCAACCCCCTCGCCGGAACTGACGACTTCCAGCCTCTGGCTCGTGGACTCCAGGCGGCGATGCCCTACGTGGACCACTTTGTACCCGCGAACAACATCGAACACCTCAAGCGACTGCCGGCACTCCTTCGTTCCTGA
- a CDS encoding alpha/beta fold hydrolase, producing the protein MPLAPVNGVELYYEQHGSGFPLVWSHEFAGDYRSWKQQVQFFSRRYTVITYNARGYPPSSVPDSIDDYTQENSVDDLKGLLDHLGIEFAHIGGLSMGGNVALNFGLTYPEMARSLVVAGTGAGSTDPEPFRVNVTERADRMRAGGMESMDDYSNSPTRVQLLRKDPLGFEEFRLGLMEHSPLGSALTFAGVQGRRPTIFALEERMKALRVPTLIMTGDEDDPCIETSVFMKRCIPKSGLAVMPQAGHAINLEDPDLFNRLVLDFLTAVEQGKWAEQGAGDQSGSLL; encoded by the coding sequence GGGCTTCCCACTCGTCTGGAGCCACGAGTTCGCCGGTGACTATCGCTCTTGGAAGCAGCAGGTCCAGTTCTTCAGCCGGCGCTACACGGTGATCACCTACAACGCAAGGGGATACCCACCCTCGTCGGTACCTGACTCCATTGACGACTACACTCAAGAGAACTCGGTCGACGACCTCAAGGGACTGCTCGATCACCTGGGGATCGAGTTTGCCCACATCGGCGGACTGTCAATGGGAGGAAACGTGGCCCTCAACTTTGGGCTGACATACCCAGAGATGGCACGGTCTCTGGTTGTCGCGGGTACAGGAGCAGGATCGACTGACCCGGAACCGTTTCGCGTGAACGTTACTGAGCGCGCAGACCGTATGAGGGCCGGTGGCATGGAGTCCATGGACGACTACTCCAACAGTCCCACACGAGTCCAACTGCTGCGCAAGGATCCGCTCGGGTTCGAGGAATTCAGGCTGGGCCTGATGGAGCACTCACCGCTCGGGTCGGCATTGACCTTCGCGGGAGTTCAGGGCAGGAGGCCCACTATCTTCGCCCTCGAAGAGCGTATGAAGGCGCTACGAGTCCCTACCTTGATCATGACCGGAGACGAAGACGACCCCTGCATCGAGACCAGCGTCTTCATGAAACGCTGCATCCCCAAGTCTGGCCTAGCCGTTATGCCGCAGGCTGGGCACGCGATAAATCTGGAAGACCCTGATCTCTTCAATCGCCTTGTGCTGGATTTCCTAACTGCCGTCGAGCAGGGCAAGTGGGCGGAGCAGGGGGCAGGTGACCAGTCCGGATCTCTCCTGTGA
- a CDS encoding mandelate racemase/muconate lactonizing enzyme family protein, translated as MQITDVTTTVLRDPRGAPIQDATIPPPPAGAGGRSQLFVHIHTDEGVEGFGLGQSSPGVREVIEQGFKDLLIGQDPFNIEKLWSDMFWRVRGYGRKGIAFCALSAVDIGLWDLKAKALGLPLYRLLGPFQESVPIYGSGGWTNFTVDELIAETSEWVEQGVKRVKIKVGKDFGRAEREDIERVGAVRKALGNDVAIYIDANNGYHPKQAIYMAREFEQFQVGWFEEPVLADDIDGLARIASSTTIPVATGEHEYTKYGFKELISRGGADIVQPDVGRVGGITEWMKVAHMAHGFDLPVVPHGVQLVHLHLCCATPNLKVVEYLKVAHEADKVWYTEFPEHKDGMWSPFPDKLGLGLELNPDSVEQYAV; from the coding sequence ATGCAGATTACTGATGTGACGACGACGGTCCTCCGTGACCCACGTGGGGCACCGATACAGGACGCCACAATTCCGCCTCCTCCTGCAGGCGCAGGTGGACGATCCCAACTCTTCGTGCATATTCACACCGACGAGGGTGTGGAAGGATTTGGGCTCGGGCAGTCCAGCCCTGGCGTACGCGAGGTCATCGAGCAAGGCTTCAAAGACCTCCTGATAGGTCAGGACCCTTTTAACATCGAGAAGTTGTGGAGCGACATGTTCTGGCGCGTTCGTGGGTACGGTCGCAAGGGGATTGCTTTCTGCGCGCTGTCCGCCGTGGACATCGGACTCTGGGACCTGAAGGCCAAGGCCCTTGGACTCCCGCTCTATAGGCTACTGGGGCCGTTTCAGGAGTCTGTGCCGATCTACGGCTCAGGTGGGTGGACCAACTTCACAGTCGACGAGTTGATCGCCGAGACCAGCGAATGGGTCGAACAGGGCGTGAAGCGTGTGAAGATCAAGGTCGGCAAGGACTTTGGGAGGGCAGAGCGCGAGGATATCGAACGCGTCGGCGCCGTCCGAAAAGCCCTAGGCAATGACGTCGCGATCTACATCGACGCCAACAACGGCTACCACCCCAAACAGGCCATATACATGGCGCGGGAGTTCGAGCAGTTTCAGGTCGGCTGGTTCGAGGAGCCGGTGTTGGCAGACGACATCGACGGTCTTGCTAGGATCGCTTCATCCACGACTATACCTGTGGCTACCGGGGAGCACGAGTACACAAAGTACGGCTTCAAGGAGCTGATCTCACGCGGCGGGGCCGACATCGTTCAGCCAGACGTTGGTCGCGTCGGCGGCATAACTGAGTGGATGAAAGTCGCTCACATGGCACACGGATTCGACCTGCCAGTGGTCCCTCACGGTGTCCAACTGGTGCACCTGCACCTCTGTTGCGCTACTCCAAACTTGAAGGTCGTCGAGTACCTGAAGGTCGCCCACGAGGCCGACAAGGTCTGGTACACCGAATTCCCTGAGCACAAAGATGGGATGTGGTCGCCCTTCCCAGACAAGCTCGGACTTGGGTTAGAACTTAACCCGGACTCGGTGGAGCAGTACGCGGTCTGA
- a CDS encoding NAD(P)H-dependent oxidoreductase, with protein MKILGICGSLRRESWNLKLLNRAMGAFAAQGAETEVFDLNVVPMYHPDAERTEGIPPEVEGMRQAIVNADAIVIACPEYNSSMTSALKNAFEWASRQGNVLQGKVFFVIGTGPGRSACARMHMHATYSLESESAIVVHQPRVLLPTVTNFMTEDGTITDPSITELMDQAASSVISIAEKLA; from the coding sequence ATGAAGATACTAGGAATATGCGGCAGCTTGAGACGAGAGTCTTGGAACCTGAAGCTGCTCAACAGGGCCATGGGGGCATTCGCCGCACAGGGTGCTGAGACAGAGGTCTTTGATCTCAACGTCGTGCCGATGTACCACCCGGACGCTGAACGGACGGAGGGCATACCGCCCGAGGTGGAAGGGATGAGGCAGGCGATCGTAAACGCGGACGCAATAGTCATCGCGTGCCCGGAGTACAACTCCTCCATGACGAGCGCACTCAAGAATGCGTTCGAGTGGGCTTCCAGGCAGGGCAACGTACTACAGGGCAAGGTCTTCTTTGTGATTGGGACAGGACCAGGTCGCTCGGCCTGCGCAAGGATGCACATGCACGCGACCTACAGCCTGGAGTCCGAGAGCGCTATCGTGGTCCACCAGCCGCGGGTGCTACTGCCCACGGTAACAAACTTCATGACCGAAGACGGCACGATCACTGATCCGTCGATAACTGAGTTAATGGATCAAGCTGCTTCCAGTGTGATTTCGATCGCCGAGAAGCTGGCGTAG